A window of Synechococcus sp. MEDNS5 contains these coding sequences:
- a CDS encoding lipocalin-like domain-containing protein: MTIGNFRSIHGSVLKATPLQSLIAVEAHCIHGAWQLVSYLVEEKISGNTFRPMGDHPMGYALFTPAGRVSFTLTAEGRKPTTDLEGDAALLSSLVAYSGTYRLEDDRWITAVDVAWKPEWVGTEQTRFFSIDANELTVRTPWRVMPNWPKQGPTRSIVIFKRCS; the protein is encoded by the coding sequence GTGACCATTGGTAACTTCCGCTCAATCCATGGATCCGTTTTGAAAGCAACGCCTTTGCAATCACTGATTGCCGTGGAAGCCCATTGCATCCACGGTGCCTGGCAACTGGTGAGCTACCTGGTAGAGGAGAAAATCAGTGGCAACACCTTCAGGCCGATGGGTGACCACCCCATGGGCTACGCGCTGTTCACCCCGGCCGGACGGGTGTCGTTCACGCTCACCGCTGAAGGCCGCAAACCAACAACCGACCTCGAGGGCGACGCGGCTCTACTGAGCAGCCTTGTGGCTTACTCCGGCACCTACAGGCTGGAGGACGACCGCTGGATCACTGCGGTGGATGTGGCTTGGAAGCCGGAATGGGTGGGCACGGAGCAGACGCGCTTCTTCTCAATCGACGCCAACGAGCTCACGGTTCGCACCCCATGGCGGGTGATGCCCAACTGGCCGAAACAAGGCCCGACCCGCAGCATCGTGATCTTCAAGCGCTGCAGCTGA
- a CDS encoding DUF4278 domain-containing protein, producing the protein MTLTYRGQKYVPNHTAATRQQPVVLKYRGLKLAK; encoded by the coding sequence ATGACGCTCACCTATCGCGGCCAGAAGTACGTGCCGAATCACACTGCAGCCACACGGCAGCAGCCTGTGGTTCTGAAGTACCGCGGTCTCAAGTTGGCCAAGTGA
- a CDS encoding fatty acid desaturase — MASDPSGRRRWRGLQLAGLIASAWLFTLIAGLRLPFQQLHPLALVAFVMLRSFLHTGLFIVAHDAMHGTLAPANRRKLNRRIGQGCLLAYAGLNFETCLNHHIQHHHSPGSTKDPDYCNAADPSPVAWYARFLSHYLNPMQLLKLACCMALLLLIMPANQHQPLLTLVLIYVLPLIISSWQLFVVGTFLPHRKNPHKTDGFHQPISLNLHPILSFAACYHFGYHREHHSYPAVPWHQLPGIRTAVAQT, encoded by the coding sequence GTGGCAAGTGATCCCTCAGGGAGACGCCGCTGGAGGGGATTACAACTGGCGGGGCTGATCGCCTCCGCCTGGTTGTTCACACTCATTGCTGGACTCCGCCTTCCCTTCCAGCAGCTCCACCCTTTGGCCCTCGTGGCCTTCGTGATGCTGCGCAGCTTTCTGCACACCGGGCTGTTCATCGTGGCGCACGATGCCATGCACGGCACCCTTGCTCCAGCAAACCGCCGCAAGTTGAATCGAAGGATCGGCCAAGGCTGCCTCTTGGCCTATGCGGGCCTGAACTTTGAGACGTGCCTGAACCATCACATTCAGCATCACCACTCGCCTGGATCTACCAAGGATCCCGACTACTGCAACGCGGCTGATCCCTCACCCGTTGCCTGGTATGCACGCTTTCTCAGTCACTATCTGAACCCGATGCAGTTGCTCAAGCTGGCGTGCTGCATGGCCCTTTTGCTGTTGATCATGCCCGCCAATCAGCACCAGCCACTGCTCACGTTGGTGTTGATCTATGTGCTTCCTTTGATCATCAGCTCCTGGCAACTTTTTGTGGTGGGAACTTTTCTGCCGCATCGCAAAAATCCCCACAAAACTGATGGTTTCCATCAGCCCATCAGCCTCAATCTTCATCCGATTCTGTCGTTCGCAGCGTGTTACCACTTTGGCTATCATCGCGAACATCACAGTTATCCAGCAGTGCCCTGGCATCAGCTCCCAGGAATCCGCACTGCAGTCGCCCAAACCTGA
- a CDS encoding orange carotenoid-binding protein, translated as MFTLDKARQIFPETMTADAVPAITARFKLLSPEDQLALIWFAYLEMGQTITVAAPGAARMALAKPTLDEIVAMSFDEQTKVMCDLAAKINSPVSSRYAFWSVNVKLCFWYELGEFMRQGKVAPIPQGYKLSANANSVLEAVKKVEQGQQITLLRNFVVDMGYDPDVDDSKVVAEPIVAPTPEDQREEIFIPGVLNQTILNYMQLLNANDFDNLIDLFLDDGALQPPFQRPIVGRDAILKFFKRDCQNLKLIPQGGFGEPADGGFTQIKVTGKVQTPWFGREVGMNVAWRFLLDDNNKIYFVAIDLLASPAELLKLGGK; from the coding sequence ATGTTCACGCTCGACAAGGCTCGTCAGATTTTCCCGGAGACCATGACCGCCGACGCCGTGCCGGCCATCACCGCACGGTTCAAGCTTCTCAGCCCTGAAGACCAACTGGCCCTGATCTGGTTCGCCTACCTGGAGATGGGACAAACCATCACCGTTGCGGCACCTGGCGCAGCCCGCATGGCGCTGGCGAAGCCCACCCTGGATGAAATCGTGGCGATGAGCTTCGACGAGCAAACCAAGGTGATGTGCGACCTGGCCGCCAAGATCAACAGCCCGGTCTCCAGCCGTTATGCCTTCTGGTCGGTGAATGTGAAGCTCTGCTTCTGGTACGAGCTTGGAGAGTTCATGCGTCAGGGCAAGGTCGCGCCGATTCCCCAGGGTTACAAGCTTTCGGCCAACGCCAACTCGGTGCTGGAAGCGGTGAAGAAGGTGGAGCAGGGCCAGCAGATCACCCTGCTGCGCAATTTTGTGGTGGATATGGGGTATGACCCCGACGTGGACGACAGCAAGGTGGTGGCTGAGCCGATCGTGGCGCCGACTCCGGAAGATCAGCGTGAGGAGATCTTCATTCCCGGCGTGCTGAATCAGACGATTCTCAACTACATGCAGCTGCTCAATGCCAACGACTTCGACAACCTCATCGATCTCTTCCTCGATGACGGCGCCCTGCAACCTCCGTTCCAGCGTCCGATCGTGGGGCGCGACGCCATCCTCAAGTTCTTCAAGCGCGACTGCCAAAACCTCAAGCTGATTCCTCAGGGTGGCTTCGGTGAACCTGCCGACGGTGGCTTCACCCAGATCAAAGTCACCGGCAAGGTGCAAACCCCTTGGTTCGGCCGGGAAGTGGGCATGAATGTGGCCTGGCGCTTCCTGCTCGACGACAACAACAAGATCTACTTCGTGGCGATCGACCTGCTCGCTTCACCCGCCGAGCTGCTGAAGCTTGGTGGCAAGTGA
- a CDS encoding chlorophyll a/b-binding protein, which translates to MDSTSTNKDAWFQDAAAAQIKGERMASAELLNGRVAMLGFVIGVLTEALTGHGILSQITFGVLGLS; encoded by the coding sequence ATGGATTCCACTTCAACGAACAAAGACGCCTGGTTCCAGGACGCTGCTGCCGCACAGATCAAAGGTGAGCGCATGGCAAGCGCTGAACTGCTGAACGGTCGTGTGGCCATGCTCGGTTTCGTGATCGGCGTTCTCACCGAAGCCCTTACCGGCCACGGCATCCTCAGTCAGATCACCTTCGGTGTGCTTGGCCTGAGCTGA
- a CDS encoding DUF3598 family protein, which yields MHDQRAALLQHNIGRWAGCFIRLNGDGHEQTRFPTSLSVKECDGLIQTCLSYEHTGQQRSMTFQTLPPAMQVSPNGGWSLGPTSITPRSWVAELCVVHQQERRRIVVRHGVSGLEQVVYVVEIEGTRKPEAPTEPLQCRAHSAADLLIWEPEEGVELLLDQRDRQAGDATACGLCWTLPDGTVRQMVRRYDANGGLLPLSQAWP from the coding sequence ATGCACGACCAACGGGCAGCGTTGCTGCAGCACAACATCGGCCGATGGGCGGGGTGCTTCATCCGTCTCAACGGCGATGGCCACGAGCAGACTCGCTTTCCCACATCCCTTTCGGTGAAAGAGTGCGACGGCCTGATTCAGACCTGTCTCTCCTACGAGCACACCGGCCAGCAGCGGTCGATGACGTTTCAGACCCTGCCACCCGCCATGCAGGTGAGCCCCAACGGTGGTTGGTCCCTTGGCCCCACCAGCATCACGCCCAGGAGCTGGGTGGCGGAACTCTGCGTGGTGCACCAGCAAGAGCGCAGAAGGATTGTGGTGCGTCATGGAGTGAGCGGATTGGAGCAGGTGGTGTACGTGGTGGAAATCGAAGGCACCAGGAAACCTGAGGCACCAACGGAGCCACTTCAGTGCCGAGCGCACAGCGCGGCGGACCTGCTGATCTGGGAGCCCGAAGAGGGTGTTGAACTGCTCCTGGACCAACGCGATCGGCAGGCGGGCGACGCCACGGCCTGCGGACTTTGCTGGACCCTTCCAGATGGAACAGTGCGGCAGATGGTGCGTCGCTACGACGCCAACGGAGGCCTGCTGCCCTTAAGCCAGGCCTGGCCATGA
- a CDS encoding Nif11-like leader peptide family natural product precursor: protein MTSSPVQAFLAQLARDPRLQAQVQAAVTADEVALLAQRLGYAVSGGDLLLLSGRSVDGVRVTRVDHPGEYPGRYY, encoded by the coding sequence ATGACCTCTTCCCCTGTGCAGGCGTTTCTGGCCCAACTTGCCCGTGACCCTCGCCTGCAGGCGCAGGTGCAGGCCGCCGTCACAGCTGATGAGGTGGCCCTGCTGGCCCAGCGTCTTGGTTACGCAGTATCCGGCGGTGATCTGCTGCTGCTCTCAGGCCGCAGCGTGGATGGCGTCCGGGTGACCCGCGTGGATCACCCTGGCGAATATCCCGGCCGTTATTATTGA
- a CDS encoding TIGR03643 family protein, whose amino-acid sequence MSRPVDRFDSVDLDRIIEMAWEDRTTFEAIQAQFGIGEPEVIAIMRNALKPSSFRMWRKRVSGRRTKHGITSRSSRFRASGHR is encoded by the coding sequence GTGAGTCGTCCCGTCGATCGTTTTGATTCCGTCGATCTCGACCGGATCATTGAAATGGCCTGGGAAGACCGCACAACTTTTGAGGCCATCCAGGCTCAGTTCGGTATCGGCGAACCGGAGGTGATCGCCATCATGCGCAATGCGCTGAAACCCTCTTCCTTCCGGATGTGGCGCAAGCGCGTGAGCGGACGCCGAACAAAGCACGGCATCACCAGTCGCTCGTCTCGCTTCCGAGCCAGCGGCCATCGTTAG
- a CDS encoding DUF4145 domain-containing protein translates to MHRTTLPAATFGRRSALDAILKRDVGNAAMLLNAFDLETSSGTRNLELRAGAFAGLGIEADLLAVSSEGLTDDSAPDISAPDAFLTRLQRAYGLRLQSTQRAVDLSGSLVNSWVSAELRLRPVPAGPGGRPVNSHFQRVAVVAGGLGDEQERDQPWTAFNRLFSLLAILPMQGIHCRTVAAPLFGLHPSGPDAAADYPHLLEICKQAFRHLPELHRLILFDRDDQVLRPLGATIDRTIQRKDPHHTLVELPQDLAALESLRHLCRFVLEDDSLKRLRVAADLTELIQLLQSDQVSPISLGLHSRRLLERLVTHCLHQCGDHQQRGLNNGIQQLRSLGLDPWLLSCMHQVRTFGNWMGHPQDTGRSRRVEQHDVLAMLCSLRRILADYPWITPPVSPERESSAYEP, encoded by the coding sequence ATGCACCGAACAACTCTGCCAGCAGCGACCTTCGGGCGTCGATCCGCCTTGGACGCCATCCTGAAGCGAGATGTCGGGAACGCAGCGATGCTGCTCAATGCCTTCGACCTGGAGACCAGCAGCGGTACCCGCAACCTGGAGCTTCGCGCCGGTGCGTTTGCAGGTCTGGGAATCGAAGCCGATCTCCTGGCGGTGTCGTCCGAAGGCCTGACGGATGACTCAGCACCGGACATCTCAGCACCGGACGCCTTCCTCACCCGACTGCAACGGGCCTACGGGCTCAGGCTTCAAAGCACACAACGCGCCGTGGATCTCAGCGGAAGCCTGGTGAACAGCTGGGTCAGCGCTGAGCTGAGGCTGCGCCCTGTCCCCGCAGGACCGGGGGGCCGCCCGGTGAACAGCCACTTTCAGCGGGTGGCTGTGGTGGCAGGAGGTCTTGGCGATGAACAGGAGCGCGATCAACCCTGGACTGCGTTCAACCGCCTGTTCTCCCTTCTGGCCATCCTGCCGATGCAGGGGATCCACTGCCGCACCGTGGCCGCCCCGCTGTTCGGACTCCATCCCAGCGGCCCCGACGCTGCCGCCGATTATCCCCATCTGCTGGAAATCTGCAAACAGGCCTTCCGGCATCTGCCTGAACTGCACCGGCTGATCCTGTTCGATCGTGATGATCAGGTGCTGCGCCCGCTCGGCGCCACCATCGACCGCACGATCCAGCGCAAGGATCCCCATCACACCCTGGTGGAGCTGCCCCAGGATCTGGCCGCCCTCGAGAGCCTGCGCCATCTGTGCCGCTTTGTCCTGGAGGACGACAGCCTGAAACGACTGCGGGTCGCAGCGGACCTCACGGAACTGATCCAGCTTCTGCAGAGCGATCAGGTTTCACCGATCTCCCTGGGGCTGCATTCCCGCCGGTTGCTGGAGCGTCTTGTGACGCATTGCCTGCATCAGTGCGGAGACCACCAGCAGCGAGGCCTTAACAACGGCATTCAGCAGCTGCGCAGCCTGGGGCTGGACCCCTGGCTGCTGAGCTGCATGCACCAGGTGCGCACCTTCGGGAATTGGATGGGGCATCCGCAGGACACGGGCCGAAGCCGCCGGGTGGAGCAACACGACGTTCTGGCCATGCTCTGTTCCCTGCGGCGGATCCTGGCGGACTACCCCTGGATCACTCCGCCTGTATCACCAGAGCGTGAAAGTTCTGCATATGAGCCGTGA
- a CDS encoding phenylpyruvate tautomerase MIF-related protein, which translates to MPLINLRTSLASVDDGEGLLQQLSSLLAEQTGKPEAYVMTLLETAVPMTFAGSAEPCAYVEVKSIGALQPPAMTAAFCDLISARTGIPANRIYIGFEDVPASCWGWNGSTFG; encoded by the coding sequence ATGCCCCTGATCAATCTGCGTACGTCTCTGGCATCTGTCGACGATGGCGAGGGATTGCTTCAGCAGCTGTCGTCGTTACTGGCGGAGCAGACGGGCAAGCCCGAAGCCTATGTGATGACGCTGCTGGAGACCGCTGTGCCGATGACCTTCGCCGGCAGTGCCGAACCCTGCGCCTATGTGGAGGTGAAGTCCATCGGTGCCTTACAGCCCCCAGCCATGACCGCGGCCTTCTGCGATCTGATCAGTGCTCGAACGGGGATTCCAGCAAACCGGATCTACATCGGCTTTGAGGATGTGCCGGCGAGCTGTTGGGGTTGGAACGGATCAACGTTTGGTTGA
- a CDS encoding cupin domain-containing protein yields MRRQGALLLVLAGWAIGSFAHPVTPSEELRLPIGGAPSETRQIRVEPLGALDLEREFRALQGRELRTRRITILPGGSVAWHEHEQRPGVAYILSGTLVEYRQDGAGVRAIVRKAGDAVFESSGVLHGWRNTSGTSATAVVIDLVPQGN; encoded by the coding sequence ATGCGCAGACAAGGTGCTCTGCTCCTCGTGCTGGCGGGATGGGCCATTGGATCCTTTGCCCATCCCGTCACCCCCAGTGAAGAGCTGCGTCTACCGATTGGAGGTGCCCCATCAGAAACCCGCCAGATCCGTGTGGAACCGCTCGGAGCTCTCGACCTCGAACGGGAATTCAGGGCGCTGCAAGGACGGGAACTTCGGACCAGGCGCATCACGATCCTGCCCGGTGGATCGGTGGCCTGGCATGAACACGAGCAGAGGCCTGGGGTTGCTTACATCCTCAGCGGCACACTGGTGGAATACAGGCAAGACGGTGCTGGGGTTCGGGCGATCGTGCGAAAGGCAGGAGACGCTGTCTTTGAATCAAGCGGTGTTCTGCATGGCTGGCGCAACACCAGTGGAACGTCAGCCACCGCAGTGGTGATCGACCTCGTTCCTCAAGGGAACTGA
- the dcd gene encoding dCTP deaminase produces the protein MAVLGRQAILQAIDSGVITITPFNPELVGPASVDLTLAGSFRVFRKVHEVIAVCEHTDYRQFTDKVEVSEGEHILIMPGETILGITRERLRLGPGLCGWLEGRSRFARLGLMVHISAPFMGPGINSQQVLEMSNFGPAPLAVVPGTAICQFIFQELDGEEHYEGRFAGQTQQSF, from the coding sequence ATGGCAGTTCTGGGACGTCAGGCCATTCTTCAGGCGATTGACTCCGGGGTGATCACGATCACACCCTTCAACCCTGAGCTTGTGGGGCCAGCCTCAGTGGATCTCACCCTGGCCGGCAGCTTCCGGGTGTTCCGCAAAGTGCACGAGGTGATTGCGGTGTGCGAGCACACCGACTACCGGCAGTTCACCGACAAGGTGGAGGTGTCCGAAGGGGAGCACATCCTGATCATGCCCGGCGAGACAATCCTGGGGATCACGCGAGAGCGCCTCAGGCTTGGACCGGGATTGTGCGGTTGGTTGGAGGGACGCAGCCGATTCGCGCGTTTGGGGCTGATGGTGCACATCAGTGCTCCCTTCATGGGGCCAGGGATCAACAGTCAGCAGGTGCTGGAGATGAGCAACTTTGGGCCGGCCCCTCTGGCCGTGGTTCCTGGCACAGCCATCTGCCAATTCATCTTTCAGGAGCTGGATGGCGAGGAGCACTACGAAGGCCGTTTTGCCGGCCAGACCCAGCAGAGCTTCTGA
- a CDS encoding SDR family NAD(P)-dependent oxidoreductase, whose amino-acid sequence MTTPGTVLITGASSGIGRITALHLLERGWTVHAAARRLEAMEDLRTRGAFVHALDITEAESRQALSHMIQEHVGALDALVNNAGYGAIGPMETMPLDAARAMFEVNVFGLMGLTQALLPAMRNRGRGRIVTISSIAGQFVTPGAGWYGASKFAVEAISDALRMELQSFGVKVVVIEPGLIRTGFEAVSKPSLEAGGDDPVWGSMMRNVARAWAEGFRQGSDPEVVAACIERALTVADPSPRYRCGSSSEAALIQRFIPTRLWDAMVRRQMIGD is encoded by the coding sequence ATGACAACCCCTGGAACCGTTCTGATCACCGGTGCCTCCAGCGGCATCGGCCGGATCACGGCCCTGCACCTGCTGGAGAGGGGCTGGACTGTGCATGCAGCCGCACGACGGCTTGAGGCCATGGAGGATCTACGAACACGCGGAGCCTTCGTGCATGCGCTTGACATCACCGAGGCCGAGTCGCGGCAAGCGCTCAGCCACATGATCCAGGAACACGTCGGTGCTCTCGATGCCCTTGTGAACAACGCTGGATATGGAGCGATCGGCCCGATGGAAACCATGCCGCTTGATGCGGCACGGGCGATGTTTGAAGTGAACGTGTTCGGGCTCATGGGCCTGACCCAGGCGCTGCTTCCGGCGATGCGCAACCGCGGTCGGGGCCGGATCGTGACTATCTCCTCCATCGCAGGACAGTTCGTGACGCCGGGAGCCGGCTGGTATGGCGCCAGCAAGTTCGCTGTTGAAGCCATCAGCGACGCCCTGCGCATGGAGCTGCAGAGCTTCGGCGTGAAGGTGGTGGTGATCGAGCCGGGATTGATCCGCACAGGATTTGAAGCCGTCAGCAAGCCATCACTCGAGGCCGGTGGCGATGATCCGGTGTGGGGATCGATGATGCGCAACGTCGCAAGGGCGTGGGCCGAAGGCTTCCGACAAGGGTCCGATCCTGAGGTGGTGGCCGCCTGCATCGAGCGAGCTCTCACGGTGGCTGATCCAAGCCCGCGCTACCGCTGCGGCAGCTCGTCGGAAGCAGCTTTGATTCAGCGTTTCATCCCTACGCGCCTCTGGGACGCCATGGTGCGCCGTCAGATGATCGGCGACTGA
- the sodC gene encoding superoxide dismutase family protein yields MARLIPLITLILLLCMPGQVSAGSLEVTLHAISAEGVGEPIGSVKAHDSDQGLVITPSLQGFSEGEHGFHLHAGDSCEAAMNADGVMVAGLAAKGHWDPDETNTHLGPFGNGHRGDLSRLVVDADGNTTTTVVAPRLSSSDLRGRALVVHAGGDTYSDVPPLGGGGARIACGVG; encoded by the coding sequence ATGGCGCGCCTGATCCCCCTGATCACGTTGATCCTGTTGTTGTGCATGCCAGGCCAGGTCTCGGCCGGTTCGCTGGAGGTGACGCTCCACGCCATCAGCGCTGAGGGGGTTGGAGAACCCATCGGCAGCGTGAAGGCCCATGACAGCGACCAGGGGCTGGTGATCACGCCATCACTCCAGGGATTCAGCGAGGGTGAGCACGGGTTCCACCTGCATGCCGGCGACTCCTGCGAGGCCGCCATGAACGCCGATGGCGTGATGGTGGCGGGTCTCGCCGCCAAAGGGCACTGGGACCCCGACGAAACCAACACCCATCTCGGACCGTTCGGAAACGGTCACCGCGGTGACCTCAGCAGGCTTGTTGTGGATGCCGACGGCAACACCACGACCACTGTGGTAGCCCCCCGACTGAGCAGCTCCGATCTGCGTGGACGGGCCCTGGTGGTGCACGCCGGTGGTGACACCTACAGCGATGTTCCACCGCTCGGTGGTGGTGGAGCCCGCATCGCCTGCGGCGTGGGCTAA
- a CDS encoding Zn peptidase, translated as MTFLPAALMLAAATSPPAPVTIDSPSIQERLAFVRDFRVDITEGQTQAAYIQTHHELLDLYWRHLANDAASEMQPVTLLPRGSRFSACGRTRARNAYCPESAEIILEPRSIGKRQRLSRNVRQRLVALTILAHEWGHHVNHSSSRGAFSNREEDAADWRAGRYLAWLMDNGALPVKDFTDAANLFFSIGDFHLQSPHNNPKARYTAFIAGVEAEGVSSERQKGWVMDTAETFSKVLQPNPESPSKRVQARVYRFEIERGGQIAGNILTGLFGAASCALGSADRCANSLQQVGKAKPDGWYRLRQLSLDCVNRSFDIEGDGIRRQPIRNDRKGQAQRIANRTCPALVADFKAVPLPTPR; from the coding sequence ATGACATTTCTCCCCGCAGCCCTGATGCTGGCTGCCGCCACAAGCCCGCCGGCCCCCGTCACGATCGACTCCCCATCGATTCAGGAACGGCTCGCTTTCGTGCGTGATTTCCGCGTGGACATCACCGAAGGGCAAACGCAGGCGGCTTACATCCAGACCCACCATGAGCTGCTCGATCTGTACTGGCGGCACCTGGCTAACGACGCGGCTTCTGAGATGCAGCCCGTGACCCTGCTCCCCCGAGGATCTCGCTTTTCAGCTTGCGGCCGGACCAGAGCTCGCAATGCCTACTGCCCCGAATCAGCGGAGATCATTCTTGAGCCACGGAGCATCGGCAAACGTCAGAGGCTGAGCCGCAATGTGCGTCAACGCCTCGTCGCACTCACGATCCTTGCCCATGAATGGGGACATCATGTGAATCACAGCTCCTCACGCGGAGCCTTCAGCAATCGCGAAGAAGATGCTGCTGACTGGAGAGCGGGTCGTTATCTGGCCTGGCTGATGGACAACGGAGCGCTACCTGTGAAGGACTTCACCGATGCAGCCAATCTGTTTTTCAGCATTGGCGATTTTCACCTGCAATCACCCCACAACAACCCGAAAGCGCGATACACAGCTTTTATTGCCGGTGTGGAAGCCGAAGGTGTTTCTTCCGAACGCCAGAAGGGTTGGGTGATGGACACGGCCGAAACCTTCTCGAAGGTGCTGCAACCGAACCCCGAGTCGCCTTCAAAACGGGTTCAAGCGCGCGTGTATCGCTTCGAAATCGAGCGGGGCGGGCAGATCGCTGGCAACATCCTCACGGGATTGTTTGGAGCTGCCAGCTGTGCCCTGGGCTCAGCCGATCGCTGTGCCAACTCTCTGCAGCAGGTGGGGAAAGCCAAACCCGATGGTTGGTACCGCCTGCGCCAACTCAGCCTCGATTGTGTGAACCGCAGCTTCGACATCGAAGGCGATGGCATCCGCCGGCAGCCGATCCGGAACGACCGCAAGGGACAAGCGCAACGGATTGCCAACAGAACCTGCCCTGCCCTGGTCGCTGACTTCAAAGCGGTACCGCTGCCAACACCGCGGTAG
- a CDS encoding MBL fold metallo-hydrolase, with amino-acid sequence MFRINHRCINCGTCWQFDPDHFAPEGERASVHAQPVGKEATEQALLALQACPVAAIETERSLRQTTPVDGFPALIKEHPQGKVYYCGWASRRSFGACSWLITRPSGNVMVDVPRWSAPLARRIQALGGLRFIVLTHRDDVADHERWARTFRSDRWIHAADADAAPQAEQLITGSDAVPIVEGLQLIPTPGHTQGSLCALLGDARAVLFSGDHLWWNPEHRVVVASARYCWWDFATQLASVERLLDLDVALLLPGHGRRHTFAPGAWRTALEQTLLWSRRHHEA; translated from the coding sequence GTGTTCCGCATCAACCACCGCTGCATCAACTGCGGCACCTGCTGGCAATTTGATCCCGATCATTTCGCTCCCGAGGGTGAGCGGGCGAGCGTGCATGCCCAGCCTGTTGGCAAGGAGGCCACAGAGCAGGCGCTTCTGGCTTTGCAGGCCTGCCCTGTGGCTGCTATCGAAACCGAGCGCAGTTTGCGCCAGACCACTCCGGTTGATGGCTTCCCTGCTCTGATCAAGGAGCATCCCCAGGGCAAGGTCTATTACTGCGGCTGGGCGTCGCGGCGGAGTTTCGGGGCCTGCAGTTGGTTGATCACCCGGCCCTCCGGCAACGTGATGGTGGATGTTCCGCGATGGAGCGCACCTTTGGCCCGTCGGATCCAGGCCCTGGGTGGCTTGCGCTTCATCGTGCTGACCCACCGCGACGATGTGGCGGATCATGAGCGCTGGGCCCGCACGTTTCGAAGTGACCGCTGGATTCATGCGGCTGATGCTGACGCGGCCCCGCAGGCGGAACAGCTGATCACGGGCAGCGATGCGGTGCCGATTGTCGAAGGCCTTCAGCTCATCCCCACCCCTGGGCACACCCAGGGATCGCTCTGTGCATTGCTGGGGGATGCACGCGCAGTGCTGTTCAGTGGCGATCACCTCTGGTGGAACCCCGAGCATCGGGTGGTGGTGGCTTCAGCGCGCTATTGCTGGTGGGATTTTGCAACCCAGCTTGCGTCTGTGGAGCGGCTGCTGGATCTTGATGTGGCCTTGCTGCTGCCGGGCCATGGCCGGCGCCATACCTTTGCTCCTGGAGCCTGGCGTACCGCTCTGGAACAGACCCTTCTCTGGAGTCGGCGCCATCATGAGGCCTGA
- a CDS encoding DUF427 domain-containing protein: MQAVFNGTVLAESDDIVMVDGNPYFPRASMHADYFRDSSHTTACGWKGTARYWDVVVDDQVISNAVWSYESPKPEAEQIRERFAFYRGKGVELS, from the coding sequence ATGCAGGCTGTTTTCAACGGCACGGTGCTTGCCGAGAGCGACGACATCGTGATGGTGGATGGCAATCCCTATTTCCCGCGGGCGTCGATGCACGCCGACTACTTCCGCGACTCCAGTCACACCACGGCGTGCGGTTGGAAAGGCACCGCCCGTTACTGGGATGTGGTGGTCGATGATCAGGTGATCAGCAATGCGGTGTGGAGTTATGAGTCCCCGAAGCCCGAGGCGGAACAGATTCGCGAGCGTTTCGCCTTTTATCGCGGCAAGGGTGTGGAGCTGAGCTGA
- a CDS encoding DUF1651 domain-containing protein has translation MWTSKPDKRQKPQVTGGQGWLLNRQEGLVVRFQQAMPTSHAEWVWVETGRLIAPGQATPEHRRRLLRVNAIKAFETMRLTGWERTIAHW, from the coding sequence ATGTGGACTTCCAAACCAGACAAGCGCCAGAAACCCCAGGTCACTGGCGGACAGGGCTGGTTGCTGAACCGGCAGGAAGGTCTTGTTGTGCGCTTTCAACAAGCCATGCCGACGTCCCACGCGGAGTGGGTCTGGGTGGAAACGGGGCGGTTGATTGCTCCTGGCCAGGCCACCCCTGAGCATCGGAGACGACTGCTGCGCGTCAACGCCATCAAGGCTTTCGAAACGATGCGACTGACGGGTTGGGAGCGCACTATCGCCCATTGGTAA